GACTTTGCGGGTCATCAAACAGGATAATCAAAGCCAATATCTTGCAGGTGCAGCGTTCACCCTGCAACCAAGTGCTGGCGAAGCTGAGACGATAACATCATCGGCGACATCTGAGGGACAAGCGTTTGCGACAAAATTAGTTGCAGATGGTACCTATACGATGTCAGAAACAAAAGCACCAGATGGCTATCAAAGCAATCCTGCAAAGATTGCCATTCAGGTAGCTACGACTGGTAAAGAGGCAACCGTCACGATTGACGGTGAGGCATTGAAGCCGGGCGAAAGTAAGAACGGATACACATTAGCGATTGATGGCAGCACGATCACTTTGCAGGCGATTAATCAGCCACTTGCAATTTTGCCACATACAGGTGGTCAGGGCTATCAGCGATTGCTTGGTATCGCACTGGGATTGATCAACGCAGCGTTCCTTTTATTACTGGTTGTTTTGATAAAGCGACGGGTGGTGAAGCAACATGACTAAATCCTTCCGTCCGTTAGTGATTTTGACCTTTTGCTTGGCACTACTAGTCAGTTTGGCAACGACAACGTTGCAGCAGACACAGGCGGCAACTGTGCCGACCACTGTTGATGTTGTGTTGCATAAGCTGTTGTTTAAAGATACCTTGCCAACTCAACAAGCAAATAACGGGACAACAAAACCCGACTTTTCGCAGGCAGATGTGCCGTTAAACGGTGTGACGTTCACAGTTTATGACGTGACCGCTGACTTTTGGCAGCTTGTCTCCAAAAATGGCGGTGCGATTGAAGCAGCACAAACGACGTTGAGTCAAGATAGCTATCAGCCTGCTAGCTCCAGCCTTATCGCACAGGTTGTGACGGCTGGTCAGGGAGAAGCGTACTTTGGCGATTTACCACTCCGACAGGGGCAGCATGCTGCGGTTTATCTTTTTAAAGAAACGGCGGCACCTAAGAATATTGAAGCCAGTCAGAATCTTGTGGTTGTCATGTCAAGCAACCTTCAACATGGGAATCAATCACGCATTGATTTATTTCCTAAGAACAAAATGGTAAGTCGTCACAGCGACGCCCCAAAAAAAGTTCCAAAGAAAACACGTCAATTGTTGCCACAAACGGGTGATACAGTTGCAGCTTGGCTTTCAACGCTCGGGTTGATAATTTTCGCGACAGTACTTGCTTTTAACATGAAAAAACAAAAAATTGATAATTAGGGAGAAAAGAATGAAAAAGACAATTGCCAAGAAAGTGCTGACATTAACCAGCACGATCCTAATGACATTACTGATGGTTCTCGGGTTTAATGGCACTCGGGTTCAAGCAGATACGAATGATACGACAACACAAAACGTTGTCCTTACTAAATACGGGTTTGAAAAAGATGTTACTGCCATTGATCGTGCGACTGATCAAATTTGGACCGGCGATGGTGCTAAGCCTTTACAAGGCGTTGATTTCACCATTTACAACGTGACAGCCAATTATTGGGCATCGCCTAAGGATTATAAAGGCAGTTTTGATAGTACTTCGGTTGTCGCAACCGGTACGACTAATGACGAGGGGCAACTAACCCAAGCATTGCCAACCCAATCAACAGATGCCAGCGGTAAGACTCGTGCTGCTGTCTATCTTTTCCATGAAACCAATCCGCGAGCTGGTTATAACACGTCTGCCGATTTCTGGTT
This genomic window from Lacticaseibacillus paracasei subsp. paracasei contains:
- a CDS encoding pilin N-terminal domain-containing protein, translating into MTKSFRPLVILTFCLALLVSLATTTLQQTQAATVPTTVDVVLHKLLFKDTLPTQQANNGTTKPDFSQADVPLNGVTFTVYDVTADFWQLVSKNGGAIEAAQTTLSQDSYQPASSSLIAQVVTAGQGEAYFGDLPLRQGQHAAVYLFKETAAPKNIEASQNLVVVMSSNLQHGNQSRIDLFPKNKMVSRHSDAPKKVPKKTRQLLPQTGDTVAAWLSTLGLIIFATVLAFNMKKQKIDN